The following coding sequences are from one Clostridioides difficile ATCC 9689 = DSM 1296 window:
- a CDS encoding YitT family protein, producing the protein MLLKKDRITFSEILILIVGCILMAISLNLFFNPHAIAAGGITGLGVVLNSLFGVELWIVNLLLNVPLFIFAYKILSKKDCFKTVLGIIFLTIALKLTANMATLDITNDMYLAIISGSILMGVGQGLIFRINGSTGGTDLMALLLNKYFPTFSIPVLMGIVDCVVVVLSGIVNRQVEIALYSTVALYILVKVSDLLIEGFNYSKSFTIISDLSKDISKKIMEDLDRGATILKGEGAYTGENKNVLLVVVEKKEVVELKKLVKNVDPNAFIIITDIHEALGNGFKKIE; encoded by the coding sequence ATGTTATTGAAAAAAGATAGAATAACTTTTTCAGAAATTTTAATATTAATTGTAGGCTGTATATTAATGGCCATTTCTCTTAACTTATTTTTTAATCCACATGCAATCGCTGCTGGTGGTATAACAGGACTTGGAGTTGTTTTAAATTCATTATTCGGTGTAGAACTTTGGATTGTCAATTTACTTTTAAATGTTCCATTATTCATATTTGCTTACAAAATACTTTCAAAAAAAGATTGTTTTAAAACGGTTTTAGGAATAATTTTTCTTACCATAGCACTTAAGCTTACTGCAAATATGGCTACATTAGATATAACAAATGATATGTATCTTGCAATTATATCTGGTTCTATTTTAATGGGAGTTGGTCAAGGACTTATTTTTAGAATAAATGGCTCTACAGGTGGAACTGATTTAATGGCACTCCTACTAAATAAATATTTTCCTACATTTAGTATACCTGTTTTAATGGGTATTGTAGACTGCGTTGTAGTTGTTTTATCAGGTATAGTAAATAGACAGGTTGAAATTGCACTTTATTCAACTGTGGCTTTATACATTTTAGTAAAAGTTAGTGACTTGCTTATTGAAGGATTTAATTATTCCAAATCATTCACTATTATATCTGACCTTTCAAAAGATATAAGTAAAAAAATAATGGAAGATTTAGATAGAGGTGCAACTATTCTAAAAGGAGAAGGTGCATATACTGGAGAAAATAAAAATGTACTTTTAGTAGTAGTTGAAAAGAAAGAAGTTGTCGAATTGAAAAAATTAGTAAAAAATGTCGACCCTAATGCTTTTATTATAATTACAGATATACATGAAGCTTTAGGTAATGGATTTAAAAAAATAGAATAA